The Cloeon dipterum chromosome 3, ieCloDipt1.1, whole genome shotgun sequence genome includes a region encoding these proteins:
- the LOC135940940 gene encoding bromodomain adjacent to zinc finger domain protein 2B-like isoform X11, with translation MDKDGGKESRGGSSKDHHSSIPHMPPGATPNLLDSLFAQSLFNAAQPGGFGNHFPGSYSMLGRPPPSAQNSAYGIPPSSSAGPYGGLGTLSAAANQAASLGINSASAWWNMASQIAAQDYLARLSGSLPFGGLTGESLVPGFDLLQAQQALAAAAATAPVKSSGKHSSKSERRSNSHANSSSSHHTSTASTTSKSSPSVTTSSSLPAGIPASSASRVSPAPSEGAGDPASILGGVRLPPDTEIIKYTSSIVGPKIPGTTNRGRKKTISLDPPSVSVLPTNMMHPSASGPTSASMLMTDHHRRGSRGSGAKSRQNKEAARRSGSPVDRVEVIKLPASSPATTNGGSGMSNLASLTVPSYGGGSSEQGEDAPLNLSMKPAHSTALPASEKQSRRKPGPRPRRVPQNPSGPSAPSPSPSFAQLFASIDGPRPTSSAYSSANSGNEDSDSQTKDRPRNLGRGVSKPKKNTVASLLAQSRALGIKPTVASLNHHQVSLLKPPSLQSDCKKMGITSDDDSSLPDVSSDESDDVNAMLGSDSDSADEERGRGRKRESTDPEDGPSSAKRHRSSASMERDLRIPLSRGWKRETLICGLGKSGSVKGEVSYNSPCGQRFKNCTDILKFLEAQGITDLNKDNFNFSSKLVLGDFLQPLMQGAKAPEDCLRLTEEEVVMRVEQLRVYKAATASSKPKQSRNYRRMREEEYLRRQYEAQHLARIAQGHKLAQQLEKEKSQMAAREAKRIAKEEAQKIKEQLRIMKEHEKFERQETLRREREHKAMQMHEERERRRQHMVLVKSLESRRRFEDREKRRLEQKAEKQASRERREEQRRAEIELLRELRKPAEDMALFATPEHKDMPILNRIPGLKLAGEAFADTLMVFEFLHNFGETLGFDMESLPCLNSLQMALLNDEEAEEELLSVMTHLLVCAIEDPGIPNPARHTTLLGQSLRQADITHTNLSEILRIYLYANATGEVKALYGVTYEREREKKEPNRNQAFLDRMKDNQTCIMSEWLRTTPFLALSPTRKAAILAFICNELLQNKAVCRQIDASIENVAQLRKDRWAIDGKIRKLRMMHGRKARMEQIAAVTKQHENSLAPPTPEKEGMDGGESKDGTKDLEKSEPDKKNDIDDDDDEESGNESEGTTAEVEVPEEDEDKKMTAEELQKKLEKVSKQSEQWMQDLSSAAQQLRAICFGQDRYWRRYWSLPRAGGIFVEAIESAEPEMFSEGEDGPEEPEEIDEAAAAEDEGNKEGKDADEEKSEEASEKQDEDAEKKEAIVENGLKEEKEDTPDVEMKDESLVEKPEAEAVKAEPIKAEATPKKEEPEEMEEDDLDNSERFNPINHLMRWGSPSIYNGAKDLNGSYNSKLENSTTSTYSGMASPGNLSLVDKQWFSLIPKDACDENSLTKPPYRSSAIGVPLTKGVGEIRIPWFPRPQTSASPLPAASPAPSSRPSLCDSPPLYSAEETALHIEHLKRLGETVESEPRPIPRDKRRGWWRITDPEKMQTLITNCHPRGVRERELKRTVSRYMEYVAESGSQFFLVKLCAPGDTISTDLSTGDEAKPVSKSAPSRDEPDAWSEKVALRVDMLMLEQVEALEDRVANASMQVKGWKVPPRASTDETIQFRASCLTPDDEDEERQDPVMIAKERLADLEAAIERRYLKPPLGTSCELSLSNLQASDQHKAPPSPSSPSGEPDTLPKGLVTWRDGVVKAKTAAQLAMVFYMLEASIAWDKSIMKAVSDSSANMSNCQFCSSGDNEDKLLLCDGCDKGYHMYCFKPKIESVPDGDWYCFECRNKATGERNCIVCGKRGVGKNLVLCDSCPRAYHLECLTPPIAKVPRGKWFCPSCNSKNPKKRGRRPKMSESEGSSVVGGDYEGAASTTVTSTSTTNTSSSPPSSTPANSASPPAKKDRNKKLARELTACKTLLDELEAHDEAWPFLLPVNTKQFPTYRKIIRSPMDLSTIRKRLTEGVYKGREEFCADVRVIFNNCETFNEDDSPVGKAGHSMRSFFEARWIELWNGNQH, from the exons CCCAATCTCTTTTTAACGCGGCCCAACCGGGAGGCTTTGGCAACCACTTTCCAGGATCCTACAGCATGCTCGGAAGACCACCTCCGTCAGCTCAGAACTCTGCCTACGGAATCCCGCCCAGCTCTTCTGCAGGGCCCTACGGGGGACTGGGAACCCTGAGTGCGGCCGCCAATCAGGCAGCCTCTTTGGGAATCAATTCAGCCA GCGCGTGGTGGAACATGGCCTCGCAGATTGCAGCCCAGGACTACCTCGCCAGACTGTCCGGTAGTCTCCCGTTCGGCGGTCTGACCGGCGAAAGCCTGGTCCCGGGTTTTGATCTCCTTCAGGCCCAGCAAGCCTTAG ctgcagcagcggccACTGCTCCGGTCAAGTCCTCCGGAAAACATTCCTCTAAGTCTGAACGAAGGAGCAACAGTCACGCGAATTCTTCGTCTAGCCACCACACTTCTACCGCATCGACAACTTCGAAAAGTAGTCCCTCAGTAACCACGTCCAGCTCGTTGCCAGCTGGAATTCCCGCTTCGTCAGCCAGTAGAGTCAG TCCTGCCCCCTCTGAAGGAGCAGG TGATCCGGCCAGTATTCTGGGTGGGGTGCGTCTGCCTCCCGACACTGAAATCATCAAATACACCTCATCCATCGTGGGTCCTAAAATCCCCGGCACAACCAACAGAGGCAGAAAGAAGACCATCTCGCTGGACCCACCCTCCGTCAGTGTGTTGCCCACAAACATGATGCACCCTTCAGCGTCGGGACCCACCTCGGCCAGCATGCTGATGACTGACCACCACCGGCGGGGCAGCAGAGGCTCTGGAGCCAAATCTCGACAAAAC AAAGAGGCTGCGCGGCGGTCCGGCTCGCCAGTTGACAGGGTTGAGGTGATCAAGTTACCCGCATCTTCGCCGGCCACCACCAACGGTGGCTCGGGCATGTCCAACCTCGCCTCTCTGACCGTTCCCTCATACGGAGGCGGCAGCAGCGAACAGGGAGAAGATGCTCCACTCAATTTGTCCATGAAACCGGCGCATAGCACAGCGCTTCCCGCTTCTGAAAAGCAAT CTCGTCGTAAACCAGGCCCTAGGCCCCGACGAGTGCCGCAGAACCCTTCAGGTCCATCAGCTCCATCTCCCAGTCCGTCTTTCGCCCAGCTGTTCGCCAGTATCGACGGACCCAGACCCACAAGCTCAGCCTACAGCTCTGCTAACTCTGGCAACGAAGACTCTGACTCTCAGACAAAG GACCGACCTCGAAACCTTGGCCGTGGAGTGTCCAAGCCCAAGAAAAACACTGTGGCGTCTCTGTTGGCCCAAAGCAGAGCTCTTGGCATCAAGCCCACCGTGGCGTCGCTCAACCACCACCAAGTGTCCCTGCTCAAGCCGCCCTCGCTGCAGTCCGATTGCAAAAAGATGGGTATCACGAGCGATGACGACAGCTCGTTGCCAGACGTGAGCAGCGATGAGAGCGACGACGTAAACGCCATGCTCGGCAGTGATTCTGACAGCGCCGACGAGGAGAGAGGCCGAGGCCGCAAGAGGGAGTCGACAGACCCTGAGGACGGACCTA gcTCTGCCAAAAGGCATAGGAGTAGTGCGTCCATGGAAAGAGATCTCCGAATTCCCCTATCCCGTGGATGGAAGCGAGAAACCTTAATCTGTGGCCTAGGAAAATCTGGTTCCGTGAAGGGAGAGGTGTCTTATAATTCGCCGTGCGGGCAGAGGTTCAAAAACTGCACTGACATATTGAAA TTCCTCGAAGCGCAAGGCATCACGGACTTAAACAAAGACAATTTCAACTTCAGTTCAAAACTGGTGCTGGGTGATTTCTTGCAGCCTTTGATGCAAGGCGCGAAAGCGCCTGAGGACTGTCTTAGACTTACTGAAGAGGAAGTAGTTATGAGGGTGGAGCAACTGCGAGTATACAAAGCTGCCACTGCCAGCAGCAAGCCTAAGCAAAGCAG GAATTACAGGAGGATGAGAGAGGAAGAATATCTGAGGAGACAATATGAGGCACAGCACTTGGCAAGAATCGCACAAGGACACAAATTGGCACAACAGTTGGAAAAGGAGAAGAGCCAGATGGCCGCGCGAGAAGCCAAGAGAATCGCCAAGGAGGAAGCTCAAAAAATCAAGGAACAGTTGAG aATCATGAAGGAGCACGAGAAGTTTGAACGGCAAGAGACCTTGAGGAGAGAGCGTGAACACAAAGCTATGCAGATGCACGAG GAGCGAGAGCGGCGACGGCAACACATGGTGCTGGTGAAGTCCCTCGAGTCCAGGCGGCGCTTCGAAGACCGCGAGAAGAGGCGCTTGGAGCAGAAGGCGGAAAAGCAGGCGAGCAGAGAGCGCCGCGAGGAACAGCGACGAGCCGAGATCGAGCTGCTGAGGGAGCTGCGCAAGCCTGCTGAAGATATGGCGTTATTCGCAACTCCAG AACACAAGGACATGCCGATTTTGAACCGCATTCCTGGACTAAAACTGGCTGGCGAGGCGTTTGCGGACACTCTAATGGTGTTTGAGTTCCTGCACAACTTTGGAGAAACGCTCGGTTTTG ATATGGAAAGTCTGCCTTGTTTGAACAGTCTACAAATGGCTCTCCTCAACGATGAAGAGGCTGAAGAGGAGCTTCTCTCTGTGATGACCCATTTGCTAGTATGTGCAATAGAAGATCCAGGAATACCGAATCCAGCGCGGCACACCACACTGCTGGGCCAGTCGCTCAGACAGGCTGACATTACACACACAAACTTATCAGAAATACTACGCATCTACCTCTACGCAAACGCTACTGGAGAAGTGAAAGCTCTCTATG gTGTAACATACGAAAGAGAACGAGAGAAAAAGGAACCAAATCGCAACCAAGCATTTTTGGACCGAATGAAGGATAACCAGACGTGCATTATGTCCGAGTGGCTGCGCACCACGCCATTCCTCGCACTCAGTCCCACGCGCAAAGCGGCCATTCTCGCATTTATATGCAACGAGTTGCTTCAGAACAAGGCCGTGTGCCGGCAAATTGATGCCTCGATCGAAAATGTTGCTCAGCTTAGAAAAGACAGATGGGCTATCGATGGAAAGATTAGAAA GCTTAGGATGATGCATGGCCGAAAGGCTCGTATGGAGCAAATCGCTGCAGTAACAAAACAGCATGAAAATTCTCTGGCGCCGCCCACGCCTGAGAAAGAAGGAATGGATGGCGGAGAGAGTAAAGACGGAACGAAAGACTTGGAGAAAAGCGAGCCTGATAAGAAAAACGACATCgatgatgacgatgatgaAGAAAGTGGAAACGAAAGTGAAGGAACCACAGCAGAGGTTGAGGTTCCTGAGGAG GATGAGGATAAGAAAATGACTGCAGAAGAGTTGCAGAAAAAGCTGGAGAAAGTGTCCAAGCAAAGTGAACAGTGGATGCAAGACTTGAGCAGTGCAGCTCAGCAACTGCGCGCCATTTGCTTTGGTCAGGACCGGTATTGGCGACGCTACTGGTCCCTGCCGCGAGCTGGAGGCATTTTCGTAGAAGCTATTGAATCGGCAGAGCCCGAGATGTTCAGTGAGGGCGAAGACGGTCCAGAGGAACCAGAGGAGATTGATGAGGCCGCTGCCGCTGAAGACGAAGGCAACAAGGAAGGCAAAGATGCTGATGAGGAAAAATCAGAGGAGGCATCTGAAAAGCAGGATGAAGATGCCGAGAAAAAGGAGGCTATCGTGGAAAATGGTCTGAAGGAGGAGAAAGAGGACACTCCTGATGTCGAAATGAAGGACGAGTCGCTTGTAGAAAAACCAGAAGCGGAAGCTGTGAAGGCGGAGCCCATCAAGGCTGAGGCGACGCCTAAAAAGGAAGAACCTGAGGAGATGGAGGAAGACGACCTAGACAACAGCGAGCGGTTCAACCCCATCAACCACTTAATGCGCTGGGGCTCGCCCAGCATCTACAACGGAGCCAAAGATCTCAACGGCAGCTACAACTCCAAGCTGGAGAACAGCACCACTTCGACGTACAGCGGCATGGCCTCGCCGGGCAACCTCTCCCTTGTGGACAAGCAGTGGTTCAGTTTGATCCCAAAGGACGCATGCGACGAGAACTCGCTGACCAAACCGCCGTACCGCAGCTCTGCCATCGGAGTGCCGCTCACCAAGGGTGTAGGCGAGATCCGAATTCCATGGTTCCCGCGGCCGCAGACAAGCGCCTCTCCGCTACCCGCTGCCTCGCCGGCGCCATCCAGCAGACCCAGCCTCTGTGATTCCCCGCCTTTGTACTCTGCCGAAGAGACTGCACTGCACATTGAGCACCTCAAACGGCTTGGCGAAACTGTTGAGTCTGAGCCCAGACCCATTCCAAGAg ACAAAAGACGCGGCTGGTGGCGGATCACGGATCCGGAAAAGATGCAGACGTTGATCACCAACTGCCATCCGCGTGGCGTTCGTGAGAGGGAGCTGAAGCGCACGGTGAGCAGATACATGGAGTACGTCGCCGAGTCCGGCAGCCAG TTCTTCCTTGTGAAGCTCTGCGCTCCCGGTGACACGATTTCAACCGATCTCAGCACTGGCGACGAGGCCAAGCCAGTCAGCAAAAGCGCTCCCAGCAGGGATGAGCCAGACGCGTGGAGCGAGAAGGTGGCGCTCAGGGTTGACATGCTGATGCTTGAGCAGGTTGAGGCCTTGGAGGACAGGGTGGCCAACGCCAGTATGCAGGTCAAGGGCTGGAAGGTGCCGCCAAGGGCGTCCACAGACGAGACCATTCAGTTCAGAGCCTCGTGCCTCACGCCTGACGACGAGGATGAGGAGCGACAGGATCCCGTGATGATCGCCAAAGAGCGGCTGGCAGACCTCGAGGCCGCCATCGAACGACGCTACCTGAAGCCACCATTGGGAACCAG TTGTGAGCTGTCCCTATCCAACTTGCAAGCGTCCGATCAGCACAAGGCACCGCCGAGTCCGTCGTCTCCTTCTGGGGAGCCGGACACCCTTCCCAAGGGTCTGGTTACCTGGAGGGATGGCGTGGTGAAGGCAAAGACTGCCGCCCAACTTGCCATGGTGTTCTACATGCTCGAGGCGTCCATTGCCTGGGACAAGAGTATCATGAAAGCAGTGAGTGATTCGTCTGCTAATATGAGT AACTGCCAGTTCTGCAGTTCTGGAGACAACGAGGACAAACTGCTGCTTTGCGATGGCTGCGACAAGGGGTACCACATGTACTGCTTCAAGCCCAAGATCGAAAGCGTCCCTGACGGAGACTG GTACTGCTTTGAGTGTCGCAACAAGGCCACCGGCGAGAGAAACTGCATCGTGTGCGGGAAGCGTGGCGTTGGCAAGAATCTGGTGCTGTGCGACTCCTGTCCAAGGGCCTACCACCTTGAGTGTCTCACTCCCCCCATTGCTAAG GTGCCTCGCGGGAAATGGTTCTGCCCCAGCTGCAACTCGAAGAACCCGAAAAAGCGTGGTCGCCGGCCAAAAATGAGTGAGTCCGAGGGCAGCTCCGTAGTCGGTGGCGACTACGAGGGTGCCGCCTCCACCACAGTCACTTCCACCTCCACCACAAACACCTCCTCGAGCCCCCCCTCGTCCACCCCAGCCAATTCCGCCTCCCCTCCAGCCAAGAAGGAccgcaacaaaaaattagccCGCGAGCTCACGGCATGCAAGACTTTGCTGGACGAGCTGGAGGCGCACGATGAGGCGTGGCCCTTCCTCTTGCCGGTGAACACAAAACAGTTCCCGACGTACCGTAAAATAATCCGATCACCCATGGATCTCAGCACAATTAGAAAGCGACTCACAGAAGGAGT ATACAAAGGGCGAGAGGAATTCTGCGCCGATGTCCGAGTGATCTTCAACAACTGTGAAACGTTCAACGAGGACGACTCGCCGGTGGGCAAAGCCGGGCACAGCATGCGCTCGTTCTTCGAGGCGCGCTGGATCGAACTCTGGAACGGCAATCAACACTGA